The genomic interval CGTCGTTGGCCTCGTCGATGATCGCCTCGATCTCGTCGACGTGGCTCTGGACGAGTCGCGGGTCGCCCTCCTCCGGTTTGGGGTTCGCGAAGTCGGCCTGGACGATGTGGAGGTGGTTCTGGACCGCTCGGAGCTTCGCGTCGATGTCGTCGTAGCCGGTCGGTCGGACGACGCCGACCAGCGCGTTCACCTCGTCGACGGTGCCGTAGGCCTCGATGCGGCGGCTGTCCTTCGAGACACGCTCCATGTTCCGGAGGTCGGTCTGGCCCTGGTCGCCGCGCCCGGTGTAGATCGTCATAGTCGGGACTGAGGAGGCCACGGTCTTATAGGCGCGGTCGCTTCACAGCCGCCGCTCGACCTCCGCGAGGACAGACGGCGGGAGGTCGAGTCCCGCGAGGAACGCCTCGCGCTGGTCCGGATCGCCGTGGCCCGCGACGAACCCGTTGAGGCGGGCGGCGACTGTCGAGTCGACCAGCGCCTCGCCGTAGTGGTCGAGGAGTTCGTCGCCCAGGACCGGCGTCGACCGGAGCTCGTACTTCTGGTGGGAGTCCTCGGCCAGTGTGAACTCGCCGAGTGTTTCGATGGGTGTCTGGACGGAC from Haloarcula pelagica carries:
- a CDS encoding cob(I)yrinic acid a,c-diamide adenosyltransferase, whose product is MTIYTGRGDQGQTDLRNMERVSKDSRRIEAYGTVDEVNALVGVVRPTGYDDIDAKLRAVQNHLHIVQADFANPKPEEGDPRLVQSHVDEIEAIIDEANDELDPLESFILPSGSEPGAKLHHARAVCRRAERRSVSLAAEEAGVNETAIVYLNRLSDALFTLARLVNKREGVREENPEY